A stretch of the Vigna radiata var. radiata cultivar VC1973A unplaced genomic scaffold, Vradiata_ver6 scaffold_43, whole genome shotgun sequence genome encodes the following:
- the LOC106752749 gene encoding uncharacterized protein LOC106752749 isoform X4 yields MMEQTIWGHLPVLMRANSKESIEYILQALWRTRKSGLGTSDRCIIQDMLQLHNESDLDPLLVCLRMLIRRCVYENTSKEDIPKLFPDEVLPELQKLLTLLLQKFQRVWQEDVMKDQNIVPRLKAMTWNMANLEKGSADPAAVIDLKLQNDAPFQSGVQDVKFQLATDSIDMMLKTMHCIRDQFSTMDEALNGH; encoded by the exons ATGATGGAGCAAACGATATGGGGTCATTTGCCGGTGCTGATGAGGGCAAATTCCAAAGAATCTATAGAATACATACTTCAAGCCCTTTGGAGAACTCGAAAGAGTGGTCTTGGCACTTCTGATCGATGCATCATCCAAGACATGCTTCAACTACACAATGAATCTGATCTCGACCCA CTTCTGGTTTGCCTCCGAATGTTAATCAGGAGGTGTGTTTATGAGAATACTTCAAAGGAGGATATTCCAAAGCTGTTTCCGGACGAAGTGCTGCCTGAATTGCAAAAACTGTTGACACTTCTGTTGCAGAAGTTTCAGCGAGTATGGCAAGAAGATGTGATGAAAGATCAA AATATTGTGCCTAGATTAAAGGCGATGACATGGAATATGGCAAATCTGGAGAAAGGATCAGCAGACCCTGCAGCGGTTATTGATTTGAAG CTTCAAAATGATGCTCCATTTCAGTCGGGAGTTCAAGATGTAAAGTTCCAGTTGGCTACAGATTCTATAGATATGATGCTGAAAACCATGCACTGTATTAGAGACCAGTTTTCTACCATG GATGAGGCACTAAATGGGCATTAG